The Brassica oleracea var. oleracea cultivar TO1000 chromosome C7, BOL, whole genome shotgun sequence sequence GCCGTTGGTGATCATTGGATTGATCAGCGGCGGTTCCGGTTTGATCTCCCCCGTCAGAAAGAAAGTTAGAAAAAACCTCTTCCGCCGTCAATCCCTCCAAACTAATGTTTCTCATGAGATCTTCAAATTCTTTCCTCGTCATCTTTATCTTAATCTCTCTTCCTCCACACGTGGATGAAGACGAGCTTGATGACGACACGTTACTTGTTTCCCCGAGCAGCTTCTCTTCCACCACGTCGTCGTCATGGAACACGGTGGATCCTCTTCTCCTTCTTCTCTCTGTCGTTGTTTTGTTTATTACACATATGCAGTTTCCCATTTTGTTTGTTTTTATTTTGTTTTATTGTGTGATTGATTTAGTTGCTGAGATTCAGAGCTTAAAGAAAGGTTATAAGTATTTATAGTGTACCAAAGAAATAGGTTTCTCTTTTTGTAATAAAGAAATGGATAAAAGGCTCGAGGAAAAGGATTAGATTTGTACGGCCATGTCGGGAGAGATGACAAAGGTTGATTAGTCTTTACGTGGAATGCCTTTTTCAAAGTTACGTTGTAACTAGTTGACCAAAGTTGTGTCATCCTCATCCA is a genomic window containing:
- the LOC106304759 gene encoding uncharacterized protein LOC106304759, which translates into the protein MGNCICVINKTTTERRRRRGSTVFHDDDVVEEKLLGETSNVSSSSSSSSTCGGREIKIKMTRKEFEDLMRNISLEGLTAEEVFSNFLSDGGDQTGTAADQSNDHQRPWRPALQSIPEID